The window aaatatataaaaatatataaaaatatataaaaatatataaaaatatataaaaatatataaaaatatataaaaatatataaatatatataaaaatatataaaagtatataaaaatatataaaaaatatataaaaatatataaaaatatataaaaatatataaaaatatataaaaatatataaaaatatataaaaatatataaaaatatataaaaatatataaaaatatataaataaaaatatataaaaatatataaaaatatataaaaatatataaaaatatataaaaatatataaaaatatataaaaatatataaaaatatataaaaatatataaaaatatataaaaatatataaaaatatataaaaatatataaaaatatataaaaatatataaaaatatataaaaatatataaaaatattgtgcCGTGCCAAGTGCAATATGGCGtatattttttgagtttttcaacttttgcagaaaattattttacgagccttcttctctttcttctctgtttaaaaaaactagaCGTTAAACCGtcaaaaaatccacggggtcgcccgtcctttatgtatcacatttcgtgtttccataacaaaaagacaaacagacgCTCGAACAGACAAacgacagctattattaaagaggtaACACAACATAATAATACTCTTCAAAATGCCAATAAGATCATCCCCGTCGTGATGGCGATTTACCAATTCTTCATTATGTGTAAAAGAATATTATCTCTATTCTCCAatactgattttttttactgtaacaTTTGATATTTGAGAAGATGTCCGCGATTACACAATAGACTTATTTTGGGAATTTGTACCGACGAGACTTTAGTCGATCATGTCCCATTAGACCTTTCGTCATTATTAGACTTTTTTCTTGAAGCTGATGAACAGAATCGTTGGAAAACGGAAACGTGGAGTTGGACGGGTTCAagcaatttttttgctttttcggAAAGTAAAAGACTGCTAAAACCTTGGATAAACCTTTGAATTCTTCGAACTTACACACATGAATTTGAGAAATTTAGTctttaaaagtaaacaaattatctaaaagtaaaagaaacgCATTGTGTATTGTATTGTAACTATCCTTCTGGTCTGCTTGttactttttttctaataaGCACCGCTTTTCTAAGTTCTCCGCCTTCAAATGTTAGAGGCGGCGCTAATCGGAAGAAATACAGTAATAAATTCGCGAAAGTGTAGAACATACTCGTTGGTTTacctattatttttaatatctaGCTGTCTACACATATGTATGATTTTGCACTTtcacataaaaaaacacaaaatagtttataaaacgaaaaaaatgacAACTTACTAACCGGTTTTGTGCTTCACTGAAATTTAACTCGCTTAATAATTCATCTGGCTAAGTACATATTCTTTATTAATTTCGTACTCCTTAGTTGCAATAAATGAGGCGGACTATACATGGGTGGTACTTAGTCGTCATGTGATCAGCCAGGGCTCTTCAAGTTCTATTCCAAGTTTAAAACCTGGGAACTAGGATGTTAATTCTACAACGGTGACTGTTACCCTCTCTGATTACGTGGAATTTTTGACGGGTCTTCGGTTAGGTTCTTATTTTTTGATGCAATATTTTTCCTGAACTGAcatcacaaaaaatgttgtaagtTGTAAGTAAAGAAGTCTCCGAGAGTCTAGAGCCCAGGTGGTCAGTATAAAGTAAAAACGACCAAAACAAGCATGGCTAACATACAACAAAACAAATGCCATGTTTGCAGGGCAGGGGACACTGAGATATATAATATAAACTCTACACAATCGATATATGCATAATATATTCTACAACATAAGTGCGGTGGAAAAGTTCACTTCAACAAACCAACAGTAAAAAGAAGTTCAATTTTAAACATTATCATAATAGGGCTATTCATTACCAATATGTTCTCATTTTTTCCCTTGTGTTCATTAGACATATCTTGAACCCTGGTTAGAGTAATGAATAGAATCATCCCTTTCGACGAATGCAGTTGGAGTGCCAACCCTTGGGTTTAGAAGCAGATGGGACCGCTTTAGgggattttcaaaatttaacactttgtaataaattttaCGAAAGTATGCCACGTGATGACACAAGAATAGACAGAGAGTTTTTTTAAACGTTGacaatatttgaatttttttgaaaattatttagTCTACCATGTTTGAGAAAAACTGTATATCAATATGTATGAACGTATATTTAGGCCACATGAAACAcagtaaattgtttttttagccAAACAAATAAATCAACCGTAAAAAATGCTATTTCGGTAGTCAAAAGCAGATTTATCGTCCGTTAACATTTCGCTTTTTCTTTGTTACATAGGACCAAAGAGATAATTCGAAGTCATTCTACATAGGACCAAAGAGATAATTCGAAGTTGTTCTACATAGGACCAAAGAGATAATTCGATAATTTTACAAAGGACCTCGTCCAATAACAACAATGGTAACTTTATTAAATCttagaaataaatattaaacTCGTATTTACATAAGACTTTCAAACATTCTTTATGCATATAACGCATAAGACGTATTCACGGCATAATTATTCTACTTAAAGTTCTTCCACATTGGTATTCACGCGGAatctttatatttaaaacaaaactacACAACATTCAGTTACAAAATCCATTTTCTCAGAAAACTTAACATATATTTTTGAGTTTTTATTTTTCGCATAAAAGAGCTTAAAAAAAGTTCAAGACTAGtgagtcaaaattatacaaacacACATTCCTATAATccttaaacatttttatatattataaggtatatttatatatatttaaattctCCCTTCCCTCTCCAAACTGTTGCGGCAGGTGTCACCTACTGAACTGCTACACTAGATTCGTACTGAGTTCCCTGCTCAAAAGGTTTCTGACTTTTCCCAAAATGGTGTAATAAAATGACTGTTTGATTTTAGCAAGACAAGGTGAAAAGATCGAGCAAAGCtttttaactatattttttttttactataaggCAAGGCTTAGCCAAGTTTTCACTCGACTATAAGTTTTCCACAAAAACTGAACAAAGGATCGTAAATATTCTTTCGCAGATTTTTAGAGCTTTAGTTTTTTGCCTGAACACGTCCCCTtgtcaaaaaaaatcttattttacaATCAAGATTTAATAGAAACAAAACAAGGTGGGAATATTTCGTTTACGCAGTTGGTTAGCCCTAACAGTCTCATTACAAACCAtctctattttaaaaaataataataatattcttCAATTTCAATCTTTAAAAACATCTAATCTGGTTTGTATATGGGTTGTTTAGGTCGAAATTCGATTAGCAACACCTAAAAAATATacgaaatgaaatgaaatataataaaacatatgaCGCAACAAATAGAAATTTATCGCACAGGAAGGCGTGAGGCGTGATAGGGCGTAGGTAAAAATTAGGAAGAACGTTTGGTTTATAAATTTTCGATACTTACGTATTCCATCATGTTACTTGACATCATCATTTGCTTCTGTAGTCTCAGGTGTAAACTCAGCTGTAAGATATAAGGGTACATACACACATTTAAAACTCATAAATCTCACCTCAAGCAGTAATATTTGCATTCACAAACTTGATGCTATTTTTATTGCACAAGTATAAAACAAGCAGATATAAATGATATCATTGTCTGTTTAAAAACATCCCCCAGCCTTTATGCAAAATATGTTCCACTAAAACCAATGAGAAAACTTTTACGTATTGCGTTCATacatttgcttgtttgtttatttaaaacatttgattatttatattatattttatttttttgttaatcatTATGTTGTTCCTTTTTACGTAGCAccaaaaaaatccaaattaaTCTAATTATCGTACTCAAACATAGGCGAAATGATCTTTCCTAGTTAAGAGTAAAtaaaaatcataacaaaaaaaaaaaaaaaaaaaaaaaaaattaaaatttacctTGTGATATAAGTTTTGATTTTCGGAATCTATAATTTTCTCTAGAGTATGCtttgtctaaaaaataaaaaatatatatcacaGATTCAGGGTCCTTGGTGAAAATAACTAATTCTGAAAGATGTATATAAATACATTGATTTAAGGGGATAAAACTTTGTGTTGGTTTGTTTACTcaagtttcacttttaatgcAAGTGGATAGAATTTTGCGAAAAGACAAGAACAAGAGGAAATCCATAAAATAATAGGACAGTACAACTTTTGTATACTTTCTTCCTAATGAGAATAGTATACTTACacgtttatttaaaaagacaACTGGCCACATAGACATTCCCATGGTGCAACAGCAACATATGCAACCACACAGCAGCCATCGTATATTTGTGGGTAGTGTTCTCCCAAGCACTTTATTTATTCTTGCCAAGGTAGAATTGAATTCTTCAGGTGCCAACTAAAAATTAATGTCATAATCCATGTATAAATCAGTGTGTGAGGCTCTGGTACACCCTAAAACTTTTGCTTTCCTTCATGGAAGGAACTCTTACGAGGAGTAAGCTTGCAAATACGTTATTGTACTAATTTTTGTGCTTATATTTCCAGGTGTACTATTTTTGCTTCCACACATTTcgcaaaataacttttttgctCAAATGCATAAAATTAGTTTGATCTATAACTagtacaaaatatttataagtaGGGGCTTGCGAATGGAtggttatttatattttgtgatATTCAAGTTTTGCAAACGTTTCTATTTAAAAGAAAGGAAAGACAAATTAAACAGAAGTAATTTTTATGAGAATAAGTTTtcgcaaataaatatttttctatatatattttatatatagaaataagcaattaaaagaaaaatgaaaatttctTATACCACATAAACAATTTTAACTTACCTTGCCCATCAATCCAGAAGGAAATTCAGTTTCAAATTTGTTTGTCATACCAAACCTGAAATTAATGTCAAAATTTTGTGAACTTGTACATTAAAACAAAACCTTGTAAACAAAATATCCAACACACTTGTGTGATATGAAAATCTGTTTTctctttgtatttttgtatatgGTACCATTTCAGTAATGGTTTCTTAAATTGTTTAATAGGGCCCATGAAAACGCCCTGTTTTAGGGGCAACTCTCAAATTAATTTAGGAATGGAAGACGTTAAACTGATAATTTAAGGTGGGTGGTTTTTGCTGGtgacatatttttataaaaacaggaGTATACAGTAAAACCTTTATGTAGCCAACACtgataaaattatttgaaattgtttacccaggatagcctcttcactTTTTATTGGTACTGTTATGCGAAGGGGTCCTTGTGCATTTAAAGCTTCATTTAGGCTAATAAAGCTGGTGCAAGCTACAGCAATTACTTGGCTAAACAGTGGCTTAAGATATCCATcctattcttatgctaaatCTAAGCAGtaagtctctggcatgactcggctgaCCTTCTGTACTAGCAACaaactctaccacaaggctgcCAGTCAGTAAAAGATGAAGCTAAATGAacatttagctcatgttaattgtggtgactgCAGTAACTTTTCTGTTGCCTTAAGATCAGATAAAGGGGCTTGGAGGGTTTAAGACATCTTATACAAAAAACCTCACTTAGGATAATATTGGTCAATACATGATAGAAAGGTTGCCTCACCTACATACTTTTTTTTCCTATCTGGTATCAGACCTACAAGATGTCTGTTTATTAGGACAAGGCTATAAATACCTGTACATTGTCCATTtcaaatttttgatttataaACAATGGTAAGAGCTAAAAATCCCCAAAGCCCTCTCTTTACTATTAGTGATGCTGTGTAGGTTTTGCCAAACTAACAACACTTCTTTTACTTTTACGTGATGCCACTCTGGTCAACCGATGCAGAGTATCATTGACTGGTCACCACATAACGTTCGTCATCGCAACCATTGTTAAAGACTGAGTGTTGCTGAGTGCAATTTATGGCTGGTTTGGACTAGCTTATCCCTCTAGCTGCACGGTTTCCTTGAAAAACTATCTGGCTAAGAACGTTATCAAGGTTTTTGTCCAGCAGTGAGAGCAAGAGTCAAGGCTAATTACCCCTTGGGCGTTTTACTGATGGGGATGTCAGGCTTACAAGTCAGTCGATAATTTTGGACAAATATATGCATGTGGTCTGTTTATTATATCACTACTTGATATTATTACTGTATGCTATTATTAGTTTATGATATTATTACTTATATTTACAAATAGAAAAAGAATAATGAGATATGAGGATGTAATGCCGTGGGAGACACTCACAATGGAGTGCAGCCAAGATGCATGTCATTGTGAGTAAATCATACAATGCATATGCTGGGGTTATTACTGTCTTTGCCTTGGATAAGCATTTGGTGTAATTATCTGATAATACATGTATCTGTCCTGCCCGTCCTTGTTTAATCTCATTGCCTGGCATCTCAGCCCATTCCCCAATATACAATTGATTCCAATGCAAATCCTTTGCGttgtataaataaatttatttcaaaacacaATTTTCTCTACTCCTATGATGTATTATTACTAAGGAAACCAGATGATTAACTTGTTATTTAAAAGTTCCCGATTTACATTAACCCTAGAAATGGTGTCTCTGTATCGAACATGGTCTACAAGTGGTCATATagagaaatttttaaagttctttgttgtttttgtcagtTACAATATTTAACAATTTCAATGGATCACTCATTTCCGGCCAAAAAGCGGGCTATCATAATATAATCGTTTTCGGTCGTAGGTAAACAGCCTTGCCTTTGATGAACATAAAAGCGGAGTTCACTGAATTGCTTTTAGAAAACAATAAATCAGGGACAAAACAaagcaacaaaaagaaattgTATGTATATCTCTTTTACTAATGGTCacaaattatgataattaatgtttATTACACGCTTTTCCATTTATTAAAATGTAAATATGGCCCGGGTTATTGCATAACTTTTGCCAATTCTTCAAACGGGGGAGAGTGCCCAAAGTAACACTTTAGCAGCCCTGTAAATCCAAAGTACTAAAAGTCAGCACAATAGCGCCGACGTTTTGTTGGCCAAGGGTTGGCAAAGTTTTTCAGACCTACATTGAAAATGATGTTGGCAAAACAGATTTAGAGGCACTTAACAGGTCAACACATTATATTCTTCCTTACTCTGGGCatttaaattacaaaatttaCCTCAAATAATTTCTTTTGCACACTTGTTATTCTTCCTATTCATTGACAACTTTGACTTTGTTTCCGTTAGAGCGGCAAAGTatattttttaaggtttaaaataattttaaatgctGATTCTACATACGATTAAAATGGATGAGGGTTTTTTTTGGTCTACAAGAAACAATGTATATTAAAAACTTAacg is drawn from Hydractinia symbiolongicarpus strain clone_291-10 chromosome 8, HSymV2.1, whole genome shotgun sequence and contains these coding sequences:
- the LOC130654666 gene encoding cysteine-rich hydrophobic domain-containing protein 2-like, producing the protein MANIDTIEDASPIQGSSNDVIRTPDPIKISGVGHLTLFGMTNKFETEFPSGLMGKLAPEEFNSTLARINKVLGRTLPTNIRWLLCGCICCCCTMGMSMWPVVFLNKRTKHTLEKIIDSENQNLYHKLSLHLRLQKQMMMSSNMMEYVLLIEFRPKQPIYKPD